The genomic stretch CTCCATTGGTCCCGGCACGCCGATTTCGACGGATTGCCAATCATCACCCACGCGGCGTTCATAGGCATGGAACGCGCACAAAACTCCCCGAGCCGTCAACGGATCGGGGTTGTCCATCACGTGAAAATGAAGATGTGGCATCGAGGAATTGCCTGAATTGCCGAGGCTACCCAGCGGTTGACCTGTTTCGACACGAGATCCGGTCCGGACCCGGATGCTGCCGCGTCTAAGATGTGCATAGAGCGCCACCCCCGGAGTGCCGGCGATTAAAATATAGTTGCCGGTCAAGGGACGATAATCGCGGCCCGCGGGGCGTCGTTGAAAAAGTTTCCCGCGCGCCATTTCCCACAAAACATTGATTTTTATTTGGTCCGGCCACCCCTCGCCGACCGCAATGACCTCTCCCGGGAACGCGGCCAAAATCGGTTGGTTCCAAGCGAGAAAATCCTCGGCGGGAACAGCGCCCACGATCTGCTTCCAATTGTCCTGTTTGGAAAAGCTTTGACCGGAGTCATTCAGACGCGCGAAATCGTATGCAAAACGTTGACCGAAGTAATTGGTGCCATGGCTGGGTACTTGTTTGGCCGGCGTGTTCACGGCGACCCACTCACCCACAAACGGAAGATCGACCACCACCGCCGAGGATAGATCGAGATCGCGGGCCGTGTTCGTCGCAGCGGCCGGCTGACGCCGCACCACTTCCCGGTTATTGTCCTGAACGTTCGTTGCGATGAAGACCGTCAAAACCGCCGCCGCCAAGCCGCAAATCAAAAAGACAACGGTTTTGGTACGCATCGCCTTGTCTTCTTCGCTAAACAGTGATCAGCAGCCGCAGCCTCCGCTATCGTTATCGTCATCGTCATCGCCGCTGTCGTTGTCGTCGTCGGTCGCGTCGTCGTCGGCCGCGTCGTCGTCGGCGCTGTCGTCGTCATCGGTGCCGCCGGAGACGGTGATGAAGTCCGCTTTGATTTCCTGGTCATCGCCGCCCGGGCCGGACGCGGTCAAGGTCACGGTGTACACGCCGGGTTGGGTGTAAGTGTGCGTGGGCGAGGTTTCGGCGGATGAACCGCCGTCGCCGAAATCCCACGTCACGGCGGAGAGGCAACCCTGATCCGCGCTCACCAGGCCTTGAAAATCGACGATCAACGGCGCGTCGCCCTGCAGCGGCGTCGCGGTGAAATCGGCGGCCGGCGCGTCGCAAACCGGATACGCCTCGATGGCGTCGATGTCGGCGCCGGGATCGGCGGTGGTGTTGCTGCCATCGCCGTCGTCGGTAAGCAGAATGAAGCGCGCCTCGCTCAGGCCGGAACCCGACAGATCGAATTCCTGCGTACCCGTGCCGGTGCCGAGGCTCTGCCACGGGCCGGTCCATTGCGCGGCCGCCATCACGGTGTAGCCTTCGTCGTTGCCTTTTTCATAGATTTTCAGGTCGGCGCCCTCGCCGTCGCGCACCGGCGTGTTTTCACCCATGTCGAAAGCCGCGTAACCGCCGACGCCCAGCGAGAAGGCGGCGCCGTCGTTGCCGCCCAGTGCGGCGGTCGGCAGGCTGACGTTGGCGGGGTTGTCGGCGGCGTCCTTGCGTAGGTTGAGCACGCAACGGATCGCGGCGTTGACTCCGTCGGCGGCCGGTTCGAGTTCGATATCCTTTTGGGCGCCGCCGGCGGTGGCGGTGACGGGCACGTCGGTCCAGCCGAAGCCGTTGGCCCAAACGTGGAGCGTGTGCGCGCCGGCCGGCAGCAGGCGGTAGTAATCGCCCAGGTCGGGATCGGAAGTGACCGCGAGGCGCTGATCGGCGATGATCGTCGCTTCGAGCGGCAGGCCGTCGGCGGCGCTGGTCACCGTGCCGCGCACCAGCCGGGCGGTTTGCGCGGTCCAATCGAGCATCGCCGGCACGTTCCGGTCGATGTAGGTTTGGATGTTCCCGGCGGCCGGCATTTTGACATTACTGATCTCCACAATCACCGACAGCGTGCCGTTCGTGGCGTGATACCAGTCCTCGGTGGTGCCGTCGGCGATGTACCAATCGGCGCCGTTGGTGATGTCATAGCTCGATTCCTGCTGGTAGACCTGACTGATCGCAATCTCGAGATCGTTTTCCGGGCTGCGCGTATAAATGCCGTCCCAGGTGTAGTTGATCACCTCGGCGCCGCCGTGGTAACTGACCGACAACACCGGCCGGATGTCGCGGGCCAGTTCCATGATCGCCCGGGTTTCGGGCTGGCCGGACCACTTCGTATAGCCCTCCCAGAACGACGGGTAGTTGCGGTTCATGTCGACGCCGTTGGCGTTGCCGCGCATCAGGTTCAAGCCGTCCGGATTGACCGCCGGCACGACCCAGATTTCGTTTTCGTCCACCAAATCGGCGATCGTGGCGTCCGAATCGTAGTTTTCCAGCAGCTCGTAAATGAAGCCGAAGGCCACGCAGGTGCCGATCGATTCATCGCCGTGGATGGCCGCGTCGAACAGCACCGCGGGTTCGGCTTCGTCGGCGGCGACGTTGTCGCTGATCTTCAGGGCGTACATGGTTTTGCCGCCCGCCGACTGGCCGATTTCGAACCGCTTGGCCAGATCGGGATACTGCTGGGCGATCGTCTGCAATTCGGCCACGACTTCCGGGTAGGTGCGATAGCCGGTCGCTTTTTCCGCCGGTTCCACCCGCGAGAGCACTTTCACCCGGTAACCGTGCGCCGTCAGCCAGGCGACCTCCGCCGCGCTGGCCAGCAGGCGATAATCGTCGCCCCGCCGATCCTCGACGGTGAGTTGCAGGTCTTTCAACACCGCGCGGGCCGCCGCGGTCGGCAAGGTCAAAACCGCTTCCAGGTTCTTCTCGTTGACGTTGACGGTGAGCGGAGCCGCCGCGGCCGTCGCCGCCAGGCCGAAAATCAACAAAGCAACGATCCAGTTACGCATCGCTTTTTCCTTTGGTTCAAATGTGATCAGCAGCCACAGCCGCCGCTGTCGTCGTTGTCGTCATCATCGCCGGCCGGCGTGGCGTCGTCGTTGTCGTCATCGTCGGTCGCGTCGTTGTCGTCGTTGTCGTCATCGTCATCGTCGTCGTCATCGGTATCATTGTCGTCGTTATCATCGTTGTCGTCGTTGTCGTCATTGTCGTCGTTGTCGTCATTGTCGTCGTTATCGTCGTTGTCATCGTTGTCGTCATCGTCATCGTCATCGTCGTCCGGGCTGTAGGCGGCGGTGATAGCGTCGATGTCCGCGCCGGGGGTCGCGCCTGTATTGACGCCGTTGCCGTCATCCTCGATGCGGACGTAGCGGATATCGGCGGCGGCGACGCTCGCCAGCGAGAAGGACGCCGAACCGGTTCCGGTGCCCAGGGTGGTCCAGGGGCCGTTCCAATCCTCGCCGACTTTCACCGTGTACCCGTCGGCGCCGTCGTTCGTTTTTTCGGTGACGAACACGCGCCAGCCGTCGTCGGTGGGCACGGGGGTATTGGCTCCGAAATCGAAGACCGCCCAGCCGCCGACGCCCAGCGAGAAGGCGTCGTCGTTGGCTTCGCCGATCACCGCGTCGGGCAGACTGACGTTCGCCGGGTTGTCGCTGATGTCCTTGCGGAGGTTGATGACACACCGCACGACGGAAATTTCGCCGTCGTCGGTCGCCGTCAGTTCGATGGGCAGATCGAGATGGCCGGTGGCCGGCACGACCACGTCGTTGATGGCGGTCCAGCCGTAGCCGTTGGCCCAGATCGCCAGATCGTAGGTGCCGGCTTCGAGCACCCGGTAATAGTCGCCGGCGGCCGGATCGCTGCACACCGGCAGGCGGGAATCGACGATAATGGCCGCTTCGATCGGCTCGTCGGTGCTGTCGTCGGTCACCGTGCCCCAGATGCCCCGGTAGGCGCGCTGGGCGTGATCAACCATCGCCGGCACGTTCAGACCGACGAAATAGGAAATCTGGCTGACGTCGGGTTTTTTCACTTCGCTGATTTCGACAATCAATGCCAGAGCGCCGAGGCTGCCATGGAACCAATCCTCGACGGAACCGTCGGCGATGTACCACTGGGCGCCGTTGGTCACCCAGTAATCGTTGAAGGTTGCGTATTGGGTGGCGATCGCCAATTCCAGATCGTTGTCGGGGCTCAGGGTGTAGATGCCGTCCCAATTGTAGTTGACGACTTCGGCGCCGGAGTGAAAGTCGATGTGCAGCGTCGGGTTGTGCGCCAGGCCGAGGTTCATCAGACCGGCGGTTTCCGGTTCCGGCGACCAGGACGAGCCTTCCCACCAGAAGGGGAAGTTGCGGTTCATGTCCTCGCCGTTGCCGTTGTAACGCGAGTTGTTGACCACGCCGTCGGGATTCTGCATGGGGATCACGAAGAATTCGAAATCGTCGACCAGCGCCGTGATCGTCGTGTCGGTGCCGTAATTTTCGAGCAGCTCGTGGATGAACGCCAGCGCCACCTCGAAGCCGATCTGCTCGTCGCCGTGGATCGTGGCGTCGTACACGATCGCCGGTTCGGCCTCGTCGGTCGTCACATTGTCGGAAATTTTCAAACCGTACAGCGCGCGGCCGCCGGCGGAAGTCGCCATGACGAACCGCGAGGCGAGATCCGGGTAGGTCGTCGCCAGGCTTTGCAATTCGGCCGCGCAGGTGTCGTAGGTATGGTAACCCGCCTTGTCGTCCGGCCCGTCGTTGCGGCCGACCACGCGGACCCCGTAGCCCGCCGCGCGCAGATAGGCGATCTCCGCTTCGCTGGCCATGATGGTCAGGTCCAAGCCGTCGCGGTCGGTGATCGTCAGAGAAAGCGGTTTTAACGAGTCCATGTCGCCCAGCGCATGCAACCGGACCACGGCATCAAAAACCCGGAGGGTATTGTCGGTGGTAATGGGTGCGGCAAAGGAGACGGACGCCAGCAGCAACATGAGGAACAAAGCAAGTACGCCACGATGAATCATGATCGAGTCGTTCCTTTCGCAAAAATCACCAAGAGCCGGCCGACTAAAAGCTTTCCGACGCGCCCTTATAGCACTTAACGGGTAGGCTGGCTACCGGCCGGCCGGGACGTTGATCGCCGTATATTTTCTGCTAACATTCAGTTTCAAAATATGCGAGGGAAGCTCTCCATGCCGTTCCGAAGGGTCGCCTCCGGAGTGTATTTGGTCGGCGGTGAAGGCCTGACTTATCCCAATGATTGCCTCGTTTATCTGGTTGCCGGGCCGCCGGTGGTACTCATCGACACCGGCGCCAATCGCGCGGCGCGCCGGCTTCTGGACAACGTGGCCGAAACGGGCCTGGACCCGCTGGACATCACCTATTGCGTCCTGACTCATTGCCACGTGGATCACATCGGCGGCGCGAAATCCGTGCGCGACATCACCAGTTGCGCCCTGGCCGCCCACGAGGACGACGCCGAAGCGATCGCCGCCGGCGATCCGGTGCTGACGGCCGCCAATTGGTACAACCTCAAGCTCCCGAAATTGCCGCTGGACGAAATCCTCACGGGCGCGGAAGGCGAATTCGGCGGGCTGGCCTGGCTGCACACACCCGGCCATACGCCCGGTTCGCTGGCGTTGTACCTGGACACCGAAGACGGGCGCATCCTTTTCGCCCAGGATGTGCACGGACCGTTTTCGCCGGAATTCAAATCCGATCTTGACGCCTGGCGGTCCAGTATGGAAAAGCTGTTGGCGCTGGAGGCCGACATTTTGTGCGAAGGGCACTTCGGGGTCTATCGCGGCAAGGACGAGGTAGCCCGGTACATTCGTTCGCAATTGGCGGCGCACGCCCAGGAATAACACCCGGTTCGAACATGCCGAGCGCGCCGGTGCGCGCCGCGGGAGGAAAGTATGAAGATTCTGGTGGTCGGCGGCGGCGGCCGCGAACACGCCCTGGTATGGAAAATCGCCCAATCGCCGCTCGTCTCCCGCGTCTACTGCGCGCCCGGCAACGCGGGAACGGCGGCCCTGGCGACCAACGTGCCGCTCGACGCCGAGAACGTCGACGCGCTCTTCGACTTCGCCAGCCGGGAAGCGATCGACCTGACCGTCGTCGGCCCGGAAGCGGCCCTGGTCAAAGGATTGGTCGACCGCTTTCGCGCCGCCGGCCTCAAGGCGTTCGGCCCGACCGCCGCGGCGGCCCGGCTCGAAGGCAGCAAGGCCTTCTGCAAGCAAGTGCTCGACGCCGCCGGGGTTCCCACGGCCGCCTATCGCCGCTTTACCGATGCCGCCGCCGCCAAGGCCTACGTGCGGGAAACCGGCGTGCCGATCGTCGTCAAAGCCGACGGCCTCGCGGCCGGCAAGGGCGCCATCGTTTGCCGAACCCGGGTCGATGCCGAAGCAGCCATCGATCAAATCCTGGTGACCCGGGTTTTCGGGTCGGCGGGGAATCAACTGGTCGTCGAGGAATTCCTCGAGGGCGAGGAAGCCAGCTTTCTCGCGTTCACCGACGGCCAGTCGCTACTGCCGCTGGCCAGCAGCCAGGATCACAAAGCGGTCGGCGACGGCGACACCGGCCCCAATACCGGCGGCATGGGCGCGTACAGCCCGGCGCCGGTGGTGACCGAGGCGATTCATCGCCAGGTGATGAACGAGGTGATGGTGCCGGTCGTCCGGCAGATGGCCGCGCTGGGCCACCCCTATCAAGGCGTACTGTACGCCGGGTTGATGATCAAGGACGGCTACGCCAAGGTGCTCGAATTCAACGCGCGTTTCGGCGACCCGGAATGCCAGCCGCTGTTGTACCGCATGAAGAGCGACATCGTGCCCTTGCTGCTGGCATGCGGCGACGGTACCCTCGGCCGGATGGCCATCGAGTGGGATCAGCGGCCGGCGGTCTGTGTCGTCATGGCCAGTGGCGGCTATCCCGGTTCGTACGAAAAAGGCAAGGAAATCAGCGGGTTGGACAACATGCCGCCCGACAGTTACGTTTTTCATGCCGGAACCAAGGCGGATGGCGGGCGAGTCCTGTCCAGCGGCGGCCGGGTTCTGGGGGTGACCGCCAAGGGCGCCGGAATCCGGGAGTCGATCGATTTGGCCTATCGCGCGGTCAAACAGATTTCTTTTGAAAAAGCCTATTACCGGAACGATATCGGTCAAAAAGCGCTACGGCGTCCGGAGGAATAAATGAGCAAAATCTTGATTCTGATGGGATCCGATTCGGATTGGCAGGTGATGAAGGGCGCGGCGGAAGTGCTCGCCCAATTCGGCGTCCAATACGAAGTCCATGTTTCCAGCGCTCACCGGACGCCGGCCCGGACCGCCAAACTGGTCGGCGAGGCGCGCGAAAACGGCTTTGCCGCGATCATTTGCGGCGCCGGGGCCGCTGCCCACCTAGCTGGCGTGGCCGCCGCCGAAACCACCCTGCCCGTGCTGGGAGTGCCGCTGGCGGCGACCAGCCTGGGCGGGCTCGACGCGCTGTTGGCGACCGTGCAGATGCCGGCCGGAGTGCCCGTCGCCACTTTCGCCATCGGCGAGGCCGGCGCGCGCAACGCCGCTCTCTTCGCGGTGCAGATTCTCGGCACGGCGAAAAAAACGCTCGCGGCCAAACTGGCCGCCTACAAGGCCGAAATGGCCGAAAAAGTAGCCGAGAAAGACCGTAAATTGCAGGAAAAGGTCAAATAAACCGGCCTTGCGCCACGTGCGCCGGTCGGGTAACTTACGCCCGTTATGCAACCCATGGAACCGGACATAGAACAACCTCCGCCGTTGCTCGCCAGTTTCGCGAAACGGTTGAACGACGGCGAGGTAATCGCGTTTCCCACGGAAACATACTACGGTTTGTTGGCCCGCATCGACCGGCCGCAAGCGCTACGGCGAATCTTCATTCTCAAGGGTCGCTCCGCCCAGGTCGCATTGCCGGTGATCGTCGCCGACGCCGGAACCGCGTTCTCGTTATGGCGCGATCCGCCCCCCGCCGCCCGTTTGCTGACCGACCGCTTCTGGCCGGGACCGTTGACGCTGGTGTCGCCGGCCGCGACGGATAAAGTGGATCCGCTGATCACCGGCGATACCGGCCAGGTGGGCGTGCGCCTGCCCGGCAGCGCGGCGGCGCGCGGCATCGCCGCGATGGCCGGCGGTGCGCTGGTCGCCACCAGCGCCAACCCCAGCCGCCAGCCGCCGGCGACCAGCGCCGCCGAGGTCGCGGCCTATTTCGGCGACCAGGTGGCCGTTGCGGACGGCCCGCAATTGCCGCCGAGCCGGGGGAGCACCGTCTTGTCCCTGGCCGAATGGCCGCCGCGCCTGTTGCGCGACGGCGACTTGGATTATCGACATATCGAAACGCTACTGGAAGTGGCGCTGACGTTAGGGAATTAAAGTTGGCAAAAATTCAACCGTTTACGGCATGGCGATACAATCTGGCGAAAGTCGGCGACCCGGGCGATCTGCTGGCGCCGCCCTACGACCGCATCGATCCGTTCCTGGCCGAGCAACTGACCGATCGCCACGAATACAACGTCGTCCGGCTGATGCCCGGCCGCATCGCCCTGAACGAACAAAACAGCGAGGAGACGGCCTCGAACCTCGGCGCGACCGCCGCGCGGTGGCGACAGGAAGCCGTCGTGATTCCGGACCGGGAACCGGGGCTGTATTTTTACCGGCAGGGCTGGCTGGATCGCGAGGGTCGGCACCGGCTGTCGAAGGGCTTTTTCGCCTTGCTCCACCTCGAAACCGAGCGCGAGCGGGTCGTGTTGCACCACGAAGCCGACTGGATGTCGCCCCGGGTCAATCGCCAACCACTGCTCGCCGCCACACGCCTGCACCCGGCGCCGATTTTAATCCTGTTCGCCGATCCCGAGCGCGAGGTGATGTCCTGGCTGACCGGCGCCGCCGGCCAAACGAACCCGTGCCTGGATACCGAATGCCGCGACGGCTCGACCCACACGCTCTATCGCCTGACCGACCGCGACCTGATCGACCGCGTCGCCCGGACGCTGGCCGAACAAAAAGTATTGTTGGCCGACGGGCATGACCGCTACCGGACCGCCCAGGCCTACGCCGCCGCCAATCCGCGCAACCCGGCGGCCCAGAGCATCCTGGCCTGCTTCATGCCGATCGAAGAAGACGGGCTGGACCTGCAGCCGATCCATCGCGCGATCACCGGCCTGGCGACCTTGCGGCCGGACGACCTGCTGTTCGAGATGTCCAAAATTTTCTACCTGCGGGAACTCGAGAAAAAAGCCTCGCCGGCCGAGCGGATCGAATGCGCACTGCGCGAACTGGCCGCGGCGGGCGCCGCGGGCAAGACGGCGTTCATCATGGGTATCGCCGGCGCGGCCGAGTTGCTGTTGCTCGAGGTCAAGAACGACGCCGCGCAACTGATCCTGCCCGAGGGCCTGGCCGAACCGATCCGCGATCTGGACATCGCCCTATTGCACCGGTTGGTGCTCGAGGGCCCGCTCGGGCTCGACCCGCGGCGGCGCGAACTGGGCAGCCTGCTCTTCTTCGAAAATCCCTACGATTTGCCGAGCCTGCTGGAAAGCGGGAAAGCGCAGATCGCCTTCCTCCTCAACTCGTTGGAGGTTCCCCAATTGGAGGCGGTGGCCCAAGCCAACTTGAAGCTGCCGCACAAGGCGGTGCGTTTCTTCCCGGATATTCCGGCGGGCGTTGTGTTCCAAAATATCGATCCAACCGCTGGAGGAATTGATGGTTCAGCAAGATAATCAGCCGACCAGAAAGCCGTTCGTCACGGTTCCCGTTCATGACGATGAGGATCAACAGGAATTGCTGCGCGGCGCCTTGGTCATCCTGCAGAAAAAAGAAGGGTATCGTTTCAGCGTCGACCCGATCCTGTTGACCGCCTTCATGGAGATCAACCAAGGCGATCGGGTGCTCGATCTGGGCACGGGCACGGGCGTCATGCCGATCATCCTGGCCAACCGGAACGCGGCCAAGGATGCCGCCTATACCGGATTGGAAATCATGGAAACGATGGCCGACATGGCGCGGCGCAGCGTCCAGGCCAATCGGTTCGAGAACCGCATCCAGATCCAGCTCGGCGACATCCGTGAAATCAAGCAATTCATGGCTCCCGACAGCTACGACGTGGTGATCAGCAATCCGCCCTACATTCCGTTCGACGCCGGCAACGTCAATCCGGACGATCTCAAGGCCATCGCGCGACACGAGGTGCTGGTCACGCTGCCCGACATCGTCGGGGCGGCGCGTCACGTATTGAAAAGCCGGGGTCGCGCGTATTTCGTTTATCCGGTTTACCGCCTGATCGATCTGGTCGCCTTGTGCCGCGAACACAATCTGGAGCCGCGGCAGATCCAGTTCGTCCACGCCAACCAGGCCAGCAGCGCCAAGCTGGTGCTGGTCGAGGCCGTCCGCGACGCCGGCACCGAACTCAAGGTACTGCGGCCGATCATCGTCTACAATATGGAAGGCGGATACACCGAGGAAGTAGCCGAGATTCTCAACGAACACGACACGCTCGAGTAGACCAGACCCGATGAAAATCCTCGTGACCGGCGCGGCGGGCATGCTGGGGCGCGATCTGACGCCCTGTCTGGCCGAGCGCCACGAGACGATCGGCGTCGACCTCGCCGACTTCGATCTGACCGACCAAACGGCCGTTTGCGCGGCGTTGGACCGCCTGGGCCCGGCGTGGGTCGTCAACTGCGCCGCCTACACCGCCGTCGACCGCGCCGAATCCGAACCGGAAAAAGCCGCGGCGATCAACGAAACCGCCGCGCGGGTGCTCGCCGCAGCCTGCGCGGCGCGACAAATCCGCCTATTGCACCTTTCGACCGACTACGTTTTCGACGGCAGGAATCCGGCGCCGTATCCGCCGGACGCGCCGGCCAACCCGCTGAGCGTTTACGGCCGCACCAAGCGCGGCGGCGAAACGGCCGTGCTGGCCGCAATGCCGCAGGCGACCATTTTACGCACGGCCTGGCTGTACGGCCCGCATGGTCCGAATTTCGTCGCCGCCATCCTGCGGCAACTCGATGCGGGCCAACCCTTGCGGGTCGTCGCCGATCAGGTCGGCTCGCCCACCTATACGGTTCACCTGGCCGCGGCGATCCGCGCCGTCGTCGAACACGACGCGACCGGCATCCATCACGCGACGAACGCCGGCTTTTGCAGTTGGCGCGAATTCGCCCGGGCGATCGCCGAAGAGACCGGCCGGCCGGACACCCCGATCGAGCCCCTCACCACCGCGCAACTGAACCGGCCCGCGCCGCGCCCGGCCAACAGCCGCCTGGACACCTCCTCGCTGACCCGAGCGACGGGCTATTCTTTTCCCGATTGGCGCGCCGGCTTGCGGGAGTATTTGCGGCGCGTCGGCCGGCTGGCCTGACGCCGCCGGGTATTTTCCCGGCAAGGCTTTTTCCGCCGACCGAAAAAGAATATTCTGGATCGCAACCAAGGAGTGGCGATGCAGGCTGGCTACTCTTCCGGCGATCGGGTCGACTATATCGATTTTCTCAAAGGCGTGGCATGCATTGTCATGTTGATGTCGCACGCCATGCGGCTGCAAATCGGCAACCCCGACCTCGTCGCCAAATACATTCTGATGTCCCAACCGCCCGCCGCGCAGGTGTTCTTCTTCGTTTCGGGCATGAACATCATCCTGGTGCTCGAACGCTACCGGAACCGGCCCAATTTCAACCTGACCGCCTATTACCTCTGGGGCGCCGTGCTGCTGTTCTTCATGGGGTACCTGTACAATCTGGCGCGGATGTCGCTGGGCACGTGGCAGATCTTTCAAGGCATCGCCGCCTCCACCGCGGTGGCGTTTCTGCTGCTGAAAACCCGGCTTTCTAATCTTTCACTGGTTCTGTTGTCGATTCTCTTTTACCTGATCTACTTCCAGTTCCGGCTGACGGTCGAACCGGTGCTGGCGTGGTACCGTTATTCGTTGCCGGTGGGGGCCGCGCCGCAGCATCCGGAATCGCTGTTGGCCGTGCGGACCCTGCTGACCGGCATCAAGCCGGTGCCGAAAATGCTGTTCACGAATTTCGGCTTGTTGCCCTGGCTGAGTTACGTGTTGCTCGGCGGCGCGGCGTTTCGTTCGGTGCGCACGAGTCCGGCGCGGGCTCGGGCCTGGGGCATCGGCTTCGCCATTACCTTCGTCCTCGGCCTGGCGGCGATCTACCTGCCGCTGGGTATCGAGTGGGGCTTGTGGTTCGTGGACGACACAACCGACGTCTTCTTCCGCCACGTGCCCTACCACGCACTGACCGCGACCGGCGCGGCCGGGTTGTTGTGGCTGGCCTGCCATCGCTGGTATCGCGGCGCGGCGGCTATTCAAAACCCCTGGCGGCGCGGGGTGGCGGGCTATCTGGAATATCTCGGACGCTTTTCGTTCGCCTTTTTCTGCTATCACTGGATCGGCCTGATCGCCCTGACCGCAAGCTGGTCCTGGATGGCCAAGCAGGGTTGGGTGCCGGCGGCGATGAACATCCACCTGCGGTGGATCCTGACTTTCGTGATCGTCCTGCCGCTGTTGATGCCGGTGGCCTGGATGAACATTCACTGGTCGCGACGCCCGCACTCGCTGGGCGAACAGTTACTGTTCATCGTCCTGACGCTGGTCGGTTGGTTTACCCTGCACCAACTCGGCGAACATCACCTGGCCACAATCGTCATCTTTTTCGGCTGCACCGCCATGGCCTTCGCCTATCCGACCTGGCGCGGCCGCTTGAAGGTCCTTTACACGCGCCGGCTGCCCGCGCCCGCCCAATGAAGTCAATGTGAAATGCCGACCGTGGAATGCGGAATGATGTCTCGCTTGTCGCGTTGCCGCCCGATCGTTAGACTTCGACCGGGGAGATCAAAAAGGACCGGAAAAAATGACGCCGCGCGCGGATGACCGGATCGGTTACATCGACCTGCTCAAGGGCCTGGCGTGCCTGATCATTTTGTACGTCCATGCGGTGACGCCGCGCGTCGATCTGATGAAACTGCCCGATCTGGCGGTTTTCACCCTGCTGTTTTTTTCGGCCGGCCTGTTCTTTTTCGCCTCCGGAATGAACATCGTCAATTTTCTGAATCGCCATCGCGATGACCCGCCGCGGCAAGTGGGCCGCTTTTTCCTGGCGGCCGCGG from Myxococcales bacterium encodes the following:
- a CDS encoding M23 family metallopeptidase: MRTKTVVFLICGLAAAVLTVFIATNVQDNNREVVRRQPAAATNTARDLDLSSAVVVDLPFVGEWVAVNTPAKQVPSHGTNYFGQRFAYDFARLNDSGQSFSKQDNWKQIVGAVPAEDFLAWNQPILAAFPGEVIAVGEGWPDQIKINVLWEMARGKLFQRRPAGRDYRPLTGNYILIAGTPGVALYAHLRRGSIRVRTGSRVETGQPLGSLGNSGNSSMPHLHFHVMDNPDPLTARGVLCAFHAYERRVGDDWQSVEIGVPGPMERFRTGQSDN
- a CDS encoding PKD domain-containing protein; the encoded protein is MRNWIVALLIFGLAATAAAAPLTVNVNEKNLEAVLTLPTAAARAVLKDLQLTVEDRRGDDYRLLASAAEVAWLTAHGYRVKVLSRVEPAEKATGYRTYPEVVAELQTIAQQYPDLAKRFEIGQSAGGKTMYALKISDNVAADEAEPAVLFDAAIHGDESIGTCVAFGFIYELLENYDSDATIADLVDENEIWVVPAVNPDGLNLMRGNANGVDMNRNYPSFWEGYTKWSGQPETRAIMELARDIRPVLSVSYHGGAEVINYTWDGIYTRSPENDLEIAISQVYQQESSYDITNGADWYIADGTTEDWYHATNGTLSVIVEISNVKMPAAGNIQTYIDRNVPAMLDWTAQTARLVRGTVTSAADGLPLEATIIADQRLAVTSDPDLGDYYRLLPAGAHTLHVWANGFGWTDVPVTATAGGAQKDIELEPAADGVNAAIRCVLNLRKDAADNPANVSLPTAALGGNDGAAFSLGVGGYAAFDMGENTPVRDGEGADLKIYEKGNDEGYTVMAAAQWTGPWQSLGTGTGTQEFDLSGSGLSEARFILLTDDGDGSNTTADPGADIDAIEAYPVCDAPAADFTATPLQGDAPLIVDFQGLVSADQGCLSAVTWDFGDGGSSAETSPTHTYTQPGVYTVTLTASGPGGDDQEIKADFITVSGGTDDDDSADDDAADDDATDDDNDSGDDDDDNDSGGCGC
- a CDS encoding MBL fold metallo-hydrolase, producing the protein MPFRRVASGVYLVGGEGLTYPNDCLVYLVAGPPVVLIDTGANRAARRLLDNVAETGLDPLDITYCVLTHCHVDHIGGAKSVRDITSCALAAHEDDAEAIAAGDPVLTAANWYNLKLPKLPLDEILTGAEGEFGGLAWLHTPGHTPGSLALYLDTEDGRILFAQDVHGPFSPEFKSDLDAWRSSMEKLLALEADILCEGHFGVYRGKDEVARYIRSQLAAHAQE
- the purD gene encoding phosphoribosylamine--glycine ligase encodes the protein MKILVVGGGGREHALVWKIAQSPLVSRVYCAPGNAGTAALATNVPLDAENVDALFDFASREAIDLTVVGPEAALVKGLVDRFRAAGLKAFGPTAAAARLEGSKAFCKQVLDAAGVPTAAYRRFTDAAAAKAYVRETGVPIVVKADGLAAGKGAIVCRTRVDAEAAIDQILVTRVFGSAGNQLVVEEFLEGEEASFLAFTDGQSLLPLASSQDHKAVGDGDTGPNTGGMGAYSPAPVVTEAIHRQVMNEVMVPVVRQMAALGHPYQGVLYAGLMIKDGYAKVLEFNARFGDPECQPLLYRMKSDIVPLLLACGDGTLGRMAIEWDQRPAVCVVMASGGYPGSYEKGKEISGLDNMPPDSYVFHAGTKADGGRVLSSGGRVLGVTAKGAGIRESIDLAYRAVKQISFEKAYYRNDIGQKALRRPEE
- the purE gene encoding 5-(carboxyamino)imidazole ribonucleotide mutase: MSKILILMGSDSDWQVMKGAAEVLAQFGVQYEVHVSSAHRTPARTAKLVGEARENGFAAIICGAGAAAHLAGVAAAETTLPVLGVPLAATSLGGLDALLATVQMPAGVPVATFAIGEAGARNAALFAVQILGTAKKTLAAKLAAYKAEMAEKVAEKDRKLQEKVK
- a CDS encoding Sua5/YciO/YrdC/YwlC family protein, encoding MEPDIEQPPPLLASFAKRLNDGEVIAFPTETYYGLLARIDRPQALRRIFILKGRSAQVALPVIVADAGTAFSLWRDPPPAARLLTDRFWPGPLTLVSPAATDKVDPLITGDTGQVGVRLPGSAAARGIAAMAGGALVATSANPSRQPPATSAAEVAAYFGDQVAVADGPQLPPSRGSTVLSLAEWPPRLLRDGDLDYRHIETLLEVALTLGN
- a CDS encoding DUF1015 domain-containing protein — protein: MAKIQPFTAWRYNLAKVGDPGDLLAPPYDRIDPFLAEQLTDRHEYNVVRLMPGRIALNEQNSEETASNLGATAARWRQEAVVIPDREPGLYFYRQGWLDREGRHRLSKGFFALLHLETERERVVLHHEADWMSPRVNRQPLLAATRLHPAPILILFADPEREVMSWLTGAAGQTNPCLDTECRDGSTHTLYRLTDRDLIDRVARTLAEQKVLLADGHDRYRTAQAYAAANPRNPAAQSILACFMPIEEDGLDLQPIHRAITGLATLRPDDLLFEMSKIFYLRELEKKASPAERIECALRELAAAGAAGKTAFIMGIAGAAELLLLEVKNDAAQLILPEGLAEPIRDLDIALLHRLVLEGPLGLDPRRRELGSLLFFENPYDLPSLLESGKAQIAFLLNSLEVPQLEAVAQANLKLPHKAVRFFPDIPAGVVFQNIDPTAGGIDGSAR